A window from Streptomyces sp. NBC_00299 encodes these proteins:
- a CDS encoding sporulation protein, which produces MVFKRLLGSLGVGGPTVDTVLTPGPTRPGGSLSGEVRLKGGDADFGIEQITLELVARVEAEHDDGESEGVVIFDRFTVGGGFRLAAGEERGMAFAVTLPWETPVTELYGQPLGIVLGVRTELAVAGAKDKGDLDQLTVGPLPVQEAILEALGQLGFGFRSADLEYGRISGTGQQLPFYQEIELTPSPQYAHQVNEIELTFLSNPAGVEVILEADKRGGFFTGGHDALTRFTVGHHDVRDWNTEVDGWIRHLVEHRASYGSHPAYGRGGHNGHDDHDHNGHRSGPGMGTAVAAGAAGLAIGVVGGMVAAEVVDEVGDFFEGDEEEES; this is translated from the coding sequence ATGGTGTTCAAACGGCTGCTTGGTTCGCTCGGCGTGGGCGGGCCCACGGTGGACACAGTCCTCACGCCGGGCCCGACCCGGCCGGGCGGCAGTCTGTCGGGGGAGGTCCGCCTCAAGGGCGGCGACGCCGACTTCGGCATCGAGCAGATCACCCTGGAACTGGTGGCTCGGGTGGAGGCCGAGCACGACGACGGGGAGAGCGAGGGTGTCGTTATCTTCGACCGGTTCACCGTGGGCGGGGGCTTCCGGCTCGCGGCAGGTGAGGAGCGCGGCATGGCGTTCGCGGTGACGCTGCCGTGGGAGACCCCGGTCACCGAGCTGTACGGCCAGCCGCTGGGCATCGTACTCGGCGTGCGCACCGAGCTGGCGGTGGCCGGCGCGAAGGACAAGGGCGACCTCGACCAGCTGACCGTGGGCCCGCTGCCCGTGCAGGAGGCGATCCTGGAGGCCCTCGGACAGCTCGGGTTCGGCTTCCGTTCCGCCGACCTGGAGTACGGCCGCATCAGCGGCACCGGGCAACAGCTGCCCTTCTACCAGGAGATCGAACTCACCCCGTCCCCGCAGTACGCGCACCAGGTCAACGAGATCGAACTGACCTTCCTCTCGAACCCCGCCGGCGTCGAGGTGATCCTGGAGGCCGACAAGCGTGGCGGCTTCTTCACCGGAGGGCACGACGCACTGACCCGCTTCACGGTCGGACACCACGACGTACGGGACTGGAACACCGAAGTCGACGGCTGGATCCGGCACCTGGTCGAGCACCGGGCGTCGTACGGCTCTCACCCCGCGTACGGCCGCGGCGGGCACAACGGGCACGATGACCACGACCACAACGGGCACCGCTCTGGACCTGGCATGGGCACCGCCGTCGCAGCGGGTGCGGCCGGGCTCGCGATCGGCGTCGTCGGCGGCATGGTGGCTGCCGAAGTCGTCGACGAGGTCGGGGACTTCTTCGAGGGCGACGAGGAAGAAGAGAGCTGA
- a CDS encoding tellurite resistance TerB family protein: MALWDRLKESASQMQTQLTAKKNDLKSGAFRDASMAMCALVAAADGTVDPSERQRVAQLIASNEVLQNFDAMDLQRRFEDNLNKLTTDFDFGKVSVLQEIAKAKKKPAEARAVIQIGIVIGGADGDFDKDEQAVVREACFTLDLPPHEFDL, translated from the coding sequence ATGGCCCTGTGGGACCGCCTCAAGGAGTCCGCATCGCAGATGCAGACCCAGCTCACTGCGAAGAAGAACGACCTCAAGAGCGGCGCCTTCCGCGACGCGAGCATGGCCATGTGCGCGCTCGTCGCCGCCGCCGACGGCACCGTCGACCCCTCCGAACGGCAGCGGGTGGCGCAGCTGATCGCCTCCAACGAGGTGCTGCAGAACTTCGACGCCATGGACCTGCAGCGGCGCTTCGAGGACAACCTCAACAAGCTCACCACCGACTTCGACTTCGGCAAGGTCAGCGTCCTTCAGGAGATCGCCAAGGCGAAGAAGAAGCCCGCCGAGGCGCGTGCCGTCATCCAGATCGGCATCGTCATCGGCGGCGCCGACGGCGACTTCGACAAGGACGAGCAGGCTGTGGTCCGAGAAGCGTGCTTCACTCTCGACCTGCCGCCGCACGAGTTCGATCTCTGA
- a CDS encoding M56 family metallopeptidase, which translates to MGVFVFLPLVLPLTAWPIARLAEQRLHPRTATRLLTGVAAVMGTCSTVCLGLVMVVGTAQLPGNPLPDGWSDPEVRAAVPYDEVAGKAAIPALVAVIVACGRTLWRHGRVRRRAHHALAGLPGTEVAVLPDGVPYAYALPGGRRDRVVVTTALLDCLEPDERRALFAHERAHLTARHHRFLLTVQLAARANPFLRPLRTAVAYTAERWADEEAARAVGSRRAVACAIGKAALVSRGTPVPTFAGLAAPGPVPRRVAALLGPAPVVRSWPSVFTSVGLAAWGAAAGTAVSAMSSANSAVTMVLILHAATPL; encoded by the coding sequence ATGGGGGTCTTCGTCTTTCTGCCGCTGGTCCTGCCGTTAACGGCGTGGCCGATCGCGCGCCTCGCCGAGCAGCGTCTGCATCCAAGGACCGCGACGCGGCTGCTGACCGGAGTGGCCGCGGTGATGGGCACGTGCAGCACGGTGTGCCTGGGGCTGGTCATGGTGGTCGGCACCGCCCAGCTGCCCGGCAACCCTCTGCCGGACGGCTGGTCGGACCCCGAGGTGCGCGCGGCGGTCCCGTACGACGAGGTCGCGGGCAAGGCGGCCATCCCCGCGCTCGTCGCGGTGATCGTGGCCTGCGGCCGGACCTTGTGGCGGCACGGCCGGGTGCGACGGCGCGCCCACCACGCGCTGGCAGGGCTGCCGGGTACGGAAGTGGCCGTCCTACCCGATGGCGTCCCGTACGCGTACGCGCTGCCGGGCGGCCGACGGGACCGGGTGGTGGTGACCACGGCCCTGCTGGACTGCCTGGAACCGGATGAGCGCAGGGCGCTGTTCGCCCATGAGCGGGCGCATCTGACCGCCCGGCACCATCGCTTCCTGCTCACCGTTCAACTGGCCGCGCGCGCTAACCCGTTCCTGCGACCACTGCGTACCGCCGTGGCGTACACCGCGGAGCGATGGGCGGACGAGGAAGCGGCCCGGGCGGTCGGCAGTCGGCGGGCCGTTGCGTGCGCGATCGGCAAGGCGGCCCTCGTGTCGCGCGGGACGCCGGTGCCCACATTCGCGGGGCTCGCGGCACCCGGGCCGGTGCCGCGCCGGGTGGCGGCCCTGCTCGGGCCCGCTCCGGTGGTGCGCAGCTGGCCGTCGGTGTTCACGTCGGTGGGCCTTGCCGCGTGGGGTGCGGCCGCGGGAACCGCTGTATCGGCAATGTCGTCAGCGAACTCCGCCGTGACGATGGTCCTCATCCTGCATGCGGCGACGCCCCTCTGA
- a CDS encoding BlaI/MecI/CopY family transcriptional regulator translates to MTDHRQRPRRRGQGELEAQVLSALGEADGPATAGWVQERLGGDLAYTTVITILTRLLAKGAVTRERAGRSFAWTPTSDQAGLAAGKMRRVLDAENDREAVLASFVTGLGPDDERLLRELLGQPLSEGED, encoded by the coding sequence GTGACGGATCACCGGCAGCGTCCCCGGCGGCGGGGGCAGGGCGAACTGGAGGCACAGGTCCTGTCGGCGCTCGGCGAGGCGGACGGTCCGGCGACCGCGGGCTGGGTGCAGGAGCGTCTGGGCGGGGATCTTGCCTATACGACGGTGATCACGATCCTGACCCGGCTGCTGGCCAAGGGGGCGGTCACACGGGAGCGGGCGGGCCGTTCCTTCGCCTGGACGCCCACGTCGGACCAGGCGGGCCTGGCCGCCGGGAAGATGCGCCGGGTGCTGGACGCCGAGAACGACCGGGAAGCGGTGCTGGCCAGCTTCGTCACCGGCCTCGGCCCGGACGACGAGCGGCTGCTGCGCGAACTGCTGGGTCAGCCGCTGAGCGAAGGGGAAGACTGA
- a CDS encoding TerD family protein, which translates to MGVSLSKGGNVSLSKEAPGLTAVLVGLGWDVRTTTGTDYDLDASALLLDASGKVPSDQHFVFFNNLKSPDGSVEHTGDNLTGEGEGDDEVVKVNLAAVPAEVDRIVFPVSIHDAENRGHSFGQVRGAFIRVVNQAGGAEIARYDLSEDAATETAMVFGELYRNGPEWKFRAVGQGYASGLAGIASDFGVNV; encoded by the coding sequence GTGGGAGTTTCCCTGTCCAAGGGTGGCAATGTCTCGCTCAGCAAGGAGGCACCGGGCCTGACCGCCGTCCTGGTCGGTCTGGGCTGGGACGTGCGCACGACCACAGGCACCGACTACGACCTCGACGCCTCCGCGCTGCTCCTCGACGCCTCCGGGAAGGTCCCGTCGGACCAGCACTTCGTCTTCTTCAACAACCTGAAGAGCCCGGACGGTTCGGTCGAGCACACCGGGGACAACCTCACCGGTGAGGGCGAGGGTGACGACGAGGTCGTCAAGGTGAACCTCGCGGCCGTACCGGCCGAGGTCGACCGGATCGTCTTCCCGGTGTCCATCCACGACGCCGAGAACCGCGGCCACAGCTTCGGCCAGGTCCGAGGGGCCTTCATCCGCGTCGTCAACCAGGCCGGCGGCGCCGAGATCGCCCGCTACGACCTGTCCGAGGACGCCGCCACCGAGACCGCCATGGTCTTCGGCGAGCTCTACCGCAACGGCCCGGAGTGGAAGTTCCGCGCCGTCGGCCAGGGATACGCCTCCGGCCTGGCCGGCATCGCCTCCGACTTCGGCGTCAACGTCTGA
- a CDS encoding TerD family protein, producing MSVDLSKGEQISLTKSDGSSLTSVRMGLGWQAAPRKGFLAKLTGGSEIDLDASAVLFTSGQIADVIFFQHLTSDDGSVRHTGDNLTGGAGAGGDDEAILVDLAKVPAHIDQIVFTVNSFTGQTFTQVQNAFCRLVDETTGTELARYTLTGGGDHTAQIMAKVHRSGSGWQMKAIGEPAVGRTFQDLLPSISPHL from the coding sequence ATGTCGGTCGATCTGAGCAAGGGCGAGCAGATCAGCCTCACCAAATCCGACGGCAGCAGCCTGACCTCCGTACGCATGGGCCTCGGCTGGCAGGCCGCACCACGCAAAGGCTTCCTGGCCAAGCTCACTGGAGGCAGTGAGATCGACCTGGACGCCTCCGCCGTACTGTTCACTTCCGGGCAGATCGCTGACGTCATCTTCTTCCAGCACCTGACCAGCGACGACGGTTCGGTCCGGCACACCGGAGACAACCTCACCGGCGGCGCCGGCGCCGGAGGCGACGACGAGGCCATCCTCGTAGACCTGGCCAAGGTCCCCGCCCACATCGACCAGATCGTCTTCACCGTGAACTCCTTCACCGGCCAGACGTTCACCCAAGTGCAGAACGCCTTCTGCCGCCTCGTCGACGAGACCACGGGAACCGAGCTGGCCCGCTACACCCTCACCGGCGGCGGCGACCACACGGCCCAGATCATGGCGAAGGTCCACCGCAGCGGCAGCGGCTGGCAGATGAAGGCCATCGGCGAACCCGCGGTGGGCCGCACGTTCCAGGACCTGTTGCCGTCGATCTCTCCCCACCTGTAA
- a CDS encoding twin-arginine translocase TatA/TatE family subunit: MFGLSELAVILIVVIAVLAAKKLPELARSAGKSARILKAEARAMKEERASTGEQTEAGEGAAPRVIPGEALAPSNDTAPPTPPQSPQPGHPASEPPQARD, translated from the coding sequence ATGTTCGGACTGAGCGAACTCGCCGTCATCCTCATCGTCGTCATAGCCGTCCTCGCGGCCAAGAAGCTCCCCGAACTCGCCCGCTCCGCAGGCAAGTCGGCCCGCATCCTCAAAGCCGAGGCCCGTGCCATGAAGGAGGAGCGCGCCAGTACCGGGGAACAGACCGAGGCCGGAGAAGGGGCGGCACCCCGCGTCATCCCGGGCGAGGCTCTGGCTCCCTCCAATGACACAGCCCCGCCCACGCCCCCACAGTCCCCTCAACCCGGGCACCCGGCGTCCGAGCCGCCCCAGGCCAGAGACTGA
- a CDS encoding SPFH domain-containing protein, translating to MDPVVIPILVAAIVVVFVVASTVRIVPQARRYNIERFGRYRRTLQPGLNFVVPVADRINTKLDVREQVYSSDPRPVITEDNLVVNIDTVLYYQITDPRAAAYEVADYLQAIDQLTVTTLRNVIGSMDLEETLTSREEINSRLRAVLDDATGKWGIRVNRVEIKAIDPPHTIKEAMEKQMRAERDKRAAILHAEGERQAKILTAEGTKQKDILEAQGTQQAMILRADGEAKAVELVFQAVHRNNADPKILAYKYLETLPHLASSDNNTFWVIPGELTEAVRTVTRAFGDQPTAGSHTPAQREEAATADADDTSHESRVPELDTGSAASLDAAAAADEAEKEAAAAVSDAKAEAAAAMSPQVPRRAQTSGD from the coding sequence GTGGATCCAGTTGTCATTCCCATTCTTGTGGCGGCCATTGTCGTTGTCTTCGTCGTGGCCTCCACCGTGCGGATCGTCCCGCAGGCACGTCGCTACAACATCGAGCGGTTCGGCCGATATCGCCGGACGCTGCAGCCCGGCCTGAACTTCGTCGTGCCGGTGGCGGACCGCATCAACACCAAACTCGACGTGCGCGAGCAGGTCTATTCCTCCGACCCCAGGCCGGTGATCACCGAGGACAACCTCGTAGTGAACATCGACACCGTTCTCTACTACCAGATCACGGACCCACGGGCCGCGGCCTACGAGGTCGCTGACTACCTGCAGGCGATCGATCAGCTCACCGTGACCACGCTGCGTAACGTCATCGGCAGCATGGACCTGGAGGAGACGCTCACCTCGCGTGAGGAGATCAACTCCCGGCTCCGTGCCGTCCTCGACGATGCCACCGGCAAGTGGGGCATCCGGGTCAACCGCGTCGAGATCAAGGCCATCGATCCACCGCACACCATCAAGGAAGCGATGGAGAAGCAGATGCGGGCCGAGCGTGACAAGCGCGCGGCCATCCTGCACGCCGAAGGGGAGAGGCAGGCCAAGATCCTGACCGCGGAAGGCACGAAGCAGAAGGACATCCTGGAGGCACAGGGCACGCAGCAAGCCATGATCTTGCGGGCGGACGGCGAGGCGAAGGCGGTGGAGCTCGTCTTCCAGGCCGTTCATCGCAACAACGCCGACCCGAAGATCCTGGCCTACAAGTACCTGGAGACGCTCCCGCACTTGGCGAGCAGCGACAACAACACCTTCTGGGTTATCCCGGGGGAGCTGACCGAGGCGGTGCGGACCGTCACCCGGGCGTTCGGTGACCAGCCGACGGCGGGTTCGCACACACCCGCGCAACGCGAGGAAGCAGCCACCGCCGACGCCGACGACACGTCGCACGAAAGCCGGGTTCCAGAGCTCGATACCGGCTCGGCGGCTTCGCTCGACGCCGCGGCGGCTGCTGACGAGGCCGAGAAGGAGGCCGCCGCCGCAGTGAGCGACGCCAAGGCGGAGGCAGCGGCCGCAATGTCGCCCCAGGTACCGCGCCGGGCGCAGACGTCCGGAGATTGA
- a CDS encoding NfeD family protein — protein sequence MPWFLWLLAAGVLGAAEFFTLTLVFGLLAGAALVAAVVAGVGIGVLGQLVAFAIAAGAGLVIVRPVALRHMAQQPLTREGSDALIGKRAEVMQEVTATHGLIKLSGEEWSARALDESLVIPVGALVDVMEIEGATAIVYPRELLP from the coding sequence ATGCCGTGGTTCCTGTGGCTGCTCGCCGCCGGGGTGCTGGGTGCTGCGGAGTTCTTCACCCTGACACTCGTTTTCGGGTTGCTGGCGGGCGCTGCGCTGGTGGCCGCCGTAGTCGCTGGTGTGGGCATCGGCGTTCTCGGCCAGCTCGTTGCCTTCGCGATAGCAGCGGGAGCGGGCCTCGTCATCGTCCGTCCGGTCGCGCTGCGGCATATGGCACAGCAGCCCCTCACACGCGAGGGCAGTGATGCGCTGATCGGCAAGCGGGCCGAGGTCATGCAGGAGGTCACCGCAACCCACGGCCTGATCAAACTCTCCGGCGAGGAGTGGTCCGCCCGCGCCCTCGACGAGAGCCTTGTGATCCCGGTGGGAGCACTGGTGGATGTGATGGAGATCGAAGGCGCCACAGCCATCGTCTACCCCCGCGAACTCCTTCCGTGA
- a CDS encoding alanine/glycine:cation symporter family protein: protein MSLDSMTDSVDKAVSEFFEPIAERLGEVVFYTVPVGGTDLPLIVAWLVVAGLVFTGWFGFVQVRKFRLAVDVVRGKYDEKGSVGEVNHFQALTAAVSGTVGLGNIAGVAVAVSIGGPGATFWMILCGLLGMATKFVEVTLGVKYREVHADGTVSGGPMHYLPKGLKERFGSGGAKLGKVLAVLASIMVLFFGLFGGNLFQTNQSYAQVASTFGGEDGFLASSAGAVLFGLVVAALVGLVLLGGIRSVASVTSRLVPAMAGIYIVACLVVILVNVTHVPDAFQTILQGAFEADGVAGGVIGALIIGFQRAAFSNEAGLGSAPIAHSAVKTKHPASEGLVALLEPFIDTVVICTMTALTIVIANPASWAEARAGESIGGVTITSDAFETVLPWFPAVLTVAVLLFAFSTILTWGYYGLKAWSYLFGKSKASETVFKVVWSLFVVLGALMSLDSLISLADSALFLLSVFNIIGLYLLAPVVKRELNSFLEFVRARNAGEITDGDEDQESVKTTV from the coding sequence GTGTCACTCGACTCCATGACCGACTCCGTCGACAAAGCTGTCAGCGAGTTTTTCGAGCCCATAGCCGAGCGGCTCGGGGAAGTTGTCTTCTACACCGTTCCGGTCGGCGGAACGGACCTTCCTCTCATCGTCGCCTGGCTCGTCGTCGCCGGTCTGGTCTTCACCGGCTGGTTCGGATTCGTGCAGGTCCGCAAGTTCAGACTTGCGGTCGACGTGGTGCGCGGGAAGTACGACGAGAAGGGGTCGGTCGGTGAGGTCAACCACTTCCAGGCGCTGACCGCCGCCGTCTCCGGCACCGTCGGCCTGGGCAACATCGCCGGCGTGGCCGTTGCCGTCTCCATCGGTGGCCCCGGTGCCACGTTCTGGATGATCCTGTGCGGCCTGCTCGGCATGGCCACCAAGTTCGTCGAGGTCACCCTCGGTGTGAAGTACCGCGAGGTGCATGCGGACGGCACCGTCTCCGGTGGCCCGATGCACTACCTGCCCAAGGGCCTCAAGGAGCGCTTCGGCAGCGGCGGCGCCAAGCTCGGCAAGGTGCTCGCCGTCCTCGCCTCGATCATGGTCCTCTTCTTCGGCCTGTTCGGCGGCAACCTGTTCCAGACCAATCAGAGCTACGCGCAGGTCGCCTCGACCTTCGGCGGCGAGGACGGCTTCCTGGCCTCCTCCGCCGGTGCCGTCCTCTTCGGCCTGGTCGTCGCCGCGCTGGTCGGCCTCGTGCTGCTCGGCGGCATCCGGTCCGTCGCCTCGGTCACCAGTCGGCTGGTGCCCGCGATGGCCGGCATCTACATCGTGGCCTGCCTGGTCGTCATCCTGGTCAACGTCACCCACGTGCCGGACGCCTTCCAGACCATCCTGCAGGGCGCCTTCGAGGCCGACGGCGTCGCGGGCGGTGTGATCGGTGCCCTGATCATCGGCTTCCAGCGCGCCGCGTTCTCCAACGAGGCCGGTCTCGGCTCCGCCCCGATCGCCCACTCCGCGGTCAAGACCAAGCACCCCGCGAGCGAGGGTCTGGTCGCCCTGCTGGAGCCGTTCATCGACACGGTCGTCATCTGCACCATGACCGCGCTGACCATCGTCATCGCCAACCCGGCCAGCTGGGCCGAGGCCCGCGCCGGCGAGAGCATCGGCGGCGTCACCATCACCTCCGACGCCTTCGAGACCGTGCTGCCCTGGTTCCCGGCCGTGCTCACCGTCGCGGTGCTGCTGTTCGCCTTCTCCACGATCCTGACCTGGGGCTACTACGGTCTCAAGGCCTGGTCGTACCTGTTCGGCAAGAGCAAGGCCAGCGAGACCGTCTTCAAGGTCGTCTGGAGCCTGTTCGTGGTGCTGGGCGCCCTGATGTCCCTCGACTCGCTGATCAGCCTCGCCGACTCCGCGCTCTTCCTGCTGTCGGTCTTCAACATCATCGGTCTGTACCTCCTCGCCCCGGTCGTCAAGCGCGAACTCAACTCCTTCCTGGAGTTCGTCCGCGCCCGCAACGCGGGTGAGATCACCGACGGCGACGAAGACCAGGAGTCGGTGAAGACCACCGTCTGA
- the nhaA gene encoding Na+/H+ antiporter NhaA, with protein MAAAPRERSTFLGLLPWPERTAVAQALRTETVGGLVLLAAAVVALVWANTPWSGAYEAIRDFHFGIPALGLDLSVEHWTADGLLAIFFLVAGIELKRELVVGSLRTPATAALPVVAALCGMVVPAAVYAATATVGGGSLEGWAVPMATDIAFALAVLAVLSTHLPSALRAFLLTLAVVDDLGAILIIAIFFTSDLNFLALGGAVAGLVIFYVLQRYRVRGWWWYVPLGITIWALMYNAGVHATVAGVAMGLILRTTRDKGEDASPAERTSHLLHPVSAGVAVPLFALFAAGVAVSAASLGEVFTQPEPLGVVLGLVAGKTLGIFVGTYLAARFTRARLNPDLAWADVFALAVLAGIGFTVALLIGELAFPDPTDAEHIKAAVLLGSLIAAALAALLIKRRNGIYRRLWEEETRDEDADGIPDIYQRSSPGRGSATGDG; from the coding sequence ATGGCTGCTGCCCCGCGCGAGCGTTCCACCTTCCTCGGTCTTCTGCCGTGGCCGGAGCGGACGGCAGTGGCCCAGGCCCTGCGGACGGAGACGGTCGGCGGGCTGGTCCTGCTGGCGGCGGCCGTAGTGGCGCTGGTGTGGGCGAACACCCCGTGGAGCGGCGCCTACGAGGCGATCCGAGACTTCCACTTCGGCATACCCGCACTCGGCCTCGACCTGTCGGTGGAGCACTGGACCGCCGACGGACTGCTGGCCATCTTCTTCCTGGTCGCAGGTATTGAGCTGAAACGCGAGCTGGTCGTGGGCTCGCTGCGTACGCCCGCCACGGCCGCGCTGCCGGTTGTCGCCGCGCTGTGCGGCATGGTGGTGCCTGCTGCCGTATACGCCGCCACCGCCACCGTCGGTGGCGGCAGCCTGGAGGGCTGGGCGGTCCCGATGGCCACCGACATCGCCTTCGCCCTCGCGGTCCTGGCCGTACTCAGCACCCACCTTCCCTCCGCCCTCCGCGCCTTCCTGCTCACCCTCGCCGTCGTCGACGACCTCGGCGCGATCCTCATCATCGCGATCTTCTTCACCAGTGATCTGAACTTCCTTGCCCTGGGCGGAGCCGTCGCCGGGCTGGTCATCTTCTACGTACTCCAGCGGTATCGGGTGCGCGGCTGGTGGTGGTACGTACCGCTCGGCATCACCATCTGGGCGCTGATGTACAACGCAGGCGTCCACGCCACCGTGGCCGGGGTGGCGATGGGCCTGATCCTGCGCACCACCCGCGACAAGGGCGAGGACGCCTCCCCTGCCGAGCGGACCTCCCATCTGCTGCACCCGGTCTCAGCAGGAGTGGCCGTACCACTCTTCGCTCTCTTCGCCGCAGGCGTCGCAGTCTCCGCAGCGTCGCTGGGCGAGGTGTTCACCCAGCCGGAGCCGCTGGGGGTGGTGCTGGGCCTGGTCGCCGGCAAGACCCTGGGCATATTCGTCGGCACCTACCTCGCCGCGCGCTTCACCCGGGCCCGCCTCAACCCCGACCTGGCCTGGGCCGATGTGTTCGCCCTGGCGGTACTCGCCGGGATCGGCTTCACCGTGGCCCTGCTGATCGGCGAACTCGCCTTCCCCGACCCGACCGATGCCGAGCACATCAAGGCCGCCGTGCTCCTCGGCTCCCTGATCGCCGCGGCCCTTGCGGCGCTGCTGATCAAGCGTCGCAACGGGATCTACCGCCGCCTGTGGGAGGAAGAGACGCGGGACGAGGACGCCGACGGCATCCCCGACATCTACCAGCGGTCCAGCCCCGGACGCGGCAGCGCTACGGGCGACGGCTGA
- a CDS encoding CBS domain-containing protein: MTTDDDAIDAASMLTGQSLPALLVLDPDGQPHAIVPGSQLIQQLLPAYIAEDPLLAGVVDERNDADLAEHLTGLTVAEWAPRHLYPPPMVGPDARPMEVAALMTRTHSPLVAVIERDGPQVTLLGTVTAARLMQHFIGAP, translated from the coding sequence GTGACCACGGACGACGACGCCATCGACGCGGCCAGCATGCTGACGGGACAGTCGCTGCCGGCCCTGCTCGTCCTCGACCCCGACGGGCAGCCCCACGCCATCGTTCCCGGCTCCCAGCTCATCCAGCAGCTCCTCCCCGCCTACATCGCCGAGGACCCGCTGCTCGCCGGTGTCGTCGACGAACGAAACGACGCCGACCTCGCGGAACATCTGACCGGCCTCACCGTCGCCGAGTGGGCACCGCGTCATCTGTATCCCCCGCCCATGGTGGGGCCGGATGCGCGTCCGATGGAGGTCGCGGCACTGATGACCCGGACCCATAGCCCCCTGGTCGCCGTCATCGAGCGCGACGGCCCCCAGGTGACGCTGCTCGGTACGGTCACCGCCGCCCGCCTCATGCAGCACTTCATCGGCGCCCCGTGA
- a CDS encoding PucR family transcriptional regulator has protein sequence MTGQDVSKEYAEYLDGYAGLLADASATGRRLTREELDSRRGLGEQAAEAGLGLRALVAAHMAATRANWPTGNGVSVDGVLGAAAQAVDAFAEGYERAQRLAVRQEEAARREFIDDLLYGRSDLGRLAQRAERYGLRLSYEHAVAVARGKTAYDEGDPVLREVEHALIGRFGDRSILLTTKDGRLVCIAPGDQDEVLAYFAKQAFAATGGGQVAIGRPQPGAAGVVHSYEEALNALDLAERLELDEPVLRAADLLVYPVLTRDRQAMADLVQSALGPLRQARGGAQPLLDTLTAYFDSGCVSAEAARRLSLSVRAFTYRLERIHKLTGADPSDPVHRYTLQTAVIGARLLDWPARSF, from the coding sequence ATGACGGGGCAGGACGTGTCCAAGGAGTACGCGGAGTACCTGGACGGGTATGCCGGCCTTCTCGCGGATGCCTCCGCGACGGGTCGCCGACTGACGCGGGAGGAACTGGACTCGCGCCGCGGCCTGGGTGAGCAGGCCGCGGAGGCGGGTCTCGGGTTGCGCGCACTGGTCGCTGCCCACATGGCCGCCACTCGGGCGAACTGGCCGACCGGGAACGGCGTTTCCGTGGACGGCGTGCTCGGCGCCGCGGCCCAGGCCGTGGACGCTTTCGCCGAGGGCTATGAGCGGGCCCAGCGGCTCGCCGTACGCCAGGAGGAAGCCGCCCGCCGGGAGTTCATCGACGACCTGCTCTACGGCCGCAGTGACCTGGGACGGCTGGCCCAGCGTGCGGAGCGCTACGGACTGCGCCTGTCCTACGAGCACGCGGTTGCCGTGGCACGCGGCAAGACCGCCTACGACGAGGGAGACCCAGTTCTGCGTGAGGTGGAGCATGCGTTGATCGGCCGGTTCGGCGACCGGAGCATCCTGCTCACCACGAAGGACGGGCGGCTCGTGTGCATCGCCCCGGGCGACCAGGACGAGGTCCTCGCATACTTCGCCAAACAGGCGTTCGCCGCCACCGGCGGAGGACAGGTGGCGATCGGCCGCCCGCAGCCCGGCGCGGCCGGCGTCGTCCACTCGTACGAGGAGGCTCTGAACGCCCTCGACCTGGCCGAACGCCTGGAACTCGACGAACCCGTGCTGCGCGCCGCCGACCTCCTCGTCTACCCCGTCCTCACCCGCGACCGGCAGGCCATGGCAGACCTGGTGCAGAGCGCACTCGGCCCGCTGCGCCAGGCCCGCGGCGGTGCCCAGCCGCTCCTGGACACCCTCACCGCGTACTTCGATTCCGGCTGCGTGTCCGCGGAGGCGGCCCGGCGGCTGTCGCTGAGTGTGCGGGCCTTCACCTATCGCTTGGAGCGCATCCACAAGCTCACCGGCGCCGATCCGTCGGACCCGGTGCACCGCTACACGCTGCAGACCGCGGTGATCGGGGCCCGGTTGCTGGACTGGCCGGCAAGATCCTTCTGA
- a CDS encoding STAS domain-containing protein → MHLFRFRHHRRSRPQPPPGHEVVRLHGDLGLRNADATGRRLVQVIDRGPDVLEVDLTDLKYLSPDGCGAFFTALRAARARGVRLVITHANERAQAVLRQMGLTRALTDGDAGAR, encoded by the coding sequence ATGCACCTTTTCCGTTTCCGTCATCATCGGCGGTCCCGGCCTCAACCCCCACCTGGGCATGAAGTGGTCCGGCTGCACGGCGACCTCGGGCTCCGTAACGCCGACGCGACGGGTCGGCGCCTTGTGCAGGTGATCGACAGAGGTCCGGATGTCCTGGAGGTGGACCTGACGGACCTGAAATACCTGAGCCCAGACGGTTGCGGAGCGTTCTTCACAGCTCTTCGGGCTGCCCGGGCACGCGGTGTGCGGCTGGTCATCACACACGCCAACGAAAGGGCACAGGCAGTTCTGCGGCAGATGGGACTGACCCGCGCTCTGACGGACGGAGACGCGGGGGCCCGGTAG